The genomic window AGGTTACCACAATTATACTACTTTTGCAACCGCAATAGCGAAAGCGAAAGCGGTTCGTAGCTCAGTTGGTAGAGCACGTGACTCTTAATCATGGGGTCGAGGGTTCGATCCCCTCCGAACCGACAAACGGAAGGCAAATTTTGCCTTCCGTTTTTGTTTTGGAGTAAATCCAAGTTCGCCCAATCGAGTTTCTCATTATATTTGTGTCTAAATCTATAACAAATGAAGCAAAGACGAGTTCGTGTCCGTTTCGCACCTAGCCCAACAGGACCGCTGCACATCGGTGGCGTTCGTACCGCACTTTTCAACTACTTTTTTGCAAAGAAACATGGTGGAGACTTTCTCCTGCGCATTGAGGATACCGATTCGAACCGTTTTGTTCCGGGTGCCGAAGATTATATTGTAAACTCATTGAAGTGGTGCGGGATTCAAATTGACGAGGGTGTTTCGGTTGGAGGTCCACATGCCCCTTACCGTCAGAGCGAGCGCAGAGATATTTATAAGAAGTATGCCGATCAGTTGGTTGCCGGTGGCTTTGCTTACTACGCCTTCGATACACCCGAAGAACTCGATGCCATTCGTGCTAAGTTTGAGGCCGAAGGGAAGACGTTTACCTATAATTTTGAAATTAGAACACAGCTGAACACTTCGTTGGTATTGCCCGCTGAGGAGGTTCAGAGTCGCATAAACACGGGTCAAGGCTGGGTTATTCGTTTTAAAATGCCCGAAAACGAGGAGGTCGAAATGCATGACCTAATTCGCGACAGGGTAGTAGTGAACTCTTCAACGCTCGACGATAAGGTGCTGTTCAAAAGTGCCGACATGTTACCAACGTACCACCTTGCCAATGTGGTGGATGACTATCTGATGGAAATTAGCCACGTGATTCGTGGGGAAGAATGGTTACCTTCACTTCCTCTTCATGTGCTTTTGTATCGGGCCTTTGGATGGACGGAGGTTATGCCACTCTTCTCCCATCTACCGCTTTTGCTTAAGCCAACAGGTAATGGAAAGCTCAGCAAGCGCGATGGTGATAAGTTAGGCTTTCCTGTTTTTCCCCTATTTTGGAAGGCGGAAAACGGTGAAACTGCCCGCGGGTATCGTGAAGACGGTTACTTTCCAGAGGCATTTGTAAACTTGCTGGCCTTTTTGGGCTGGAATCCTGGCACCGAGCAGGAACTGTTTACAATGGATGAGCTTATTCAGCTTTTCTCCCTCGAAAGAGTAAATAAGTCTGGCGCTCGCTTCGATCCTGAAAAGGCAAAGTGGTTCAATCAGCAGTATCTTCGCATGAAGTCCGATGCCGAATTGGCTACTCTTTATATGCCAATACTAGAGGAAAAAGGTATATCGGTTCAGACCGAGTATGTTGAGAGCGTTGTTGCACTGGTTAAGGATCGTGCTACTTTCATGTCTGATTTTTGGCCTTCGTCGAGTTATTTCTTTGTAGCTCCGGATTCCTACGACGAAAAGGTGGTTGCAAAATTCTGGAAAGAAAACATCCCTGCACTAATATCCGAACTTCGCGAGAGAGTTGCAATCATTGCACCATTCTCGCAGGAAAACATCGATAAGGTGGTACACGAATGGGTGGCTGAGAAACAAGTTCCCATGGGACAGGTGATGAACAATTTTAGGCTTTGCCTTGTTGGTGCTAGCATGGGTCCCGGAGTAGCTCAAATTGCGGCTCTTATCGGTAAGGAGGAAACCCTTAAGCGTCTCGACGCAGGAATTAAGAATATTAAAGCGTAATATAAAATGTTGGTTAATAAAGGTTTTATGCATCTCTGTTGTATCTGTTGTTGGTTGCCAACATCAGTAGGAGGGGGCATGTCCTATGTTAATCGCATAGAAGCATGATTTAAAATCTTTACACTATAAGAAATGTAAAGCCCTTCCGATTCGGAAGGGCTTTTTTTATGCAATTAAGCTACACACTATGACTATGTTTTTTAACGCCGACAATAAATCAGGAAGAATTGCAAAGGAGGATGTTCGTGATTTTCTTGAGCAGGCAACAAACAGTTTGTATCCATCGCGGTGCGGCAGAGTATATCGAATATACAGCCAAGCTACCCTCAGGCGTAAACTCATCAAGTTGCTGGAGCCATTGGCTTCGCGGATGGATAATTCAATTGATGTGGTGAGTAGGGCTTTTTTTATGCGAGTCCCTTTTCTTAAGGTAGATATGGATGATGATGCCAAATCTATTGCCGAGAACGATCCTGCTGCTAGCGGAATTGCGGAGGTTATTTTAGCTTACCCGGGTTTTTATGCCATAATGGTTTATCGACTAGCTCACGAACTATTTAAACTGGGTGTTCCGATGTTGCCACGCATGATTACCGAACAGGCCCACTCAGCTACCGGAATCGATATTCACCCTGGTGCTATTATTGGAAAATCGTTTTTTATCGATCATGGAACCGGAATCGTGATTGGGGAGACTGCTATTATTGGCAATCGGGTGAAACTTTACCAAGGAGTTACTATTGGCGCGCTAAATGTATCAAAGGCAATGGCCGCCGTAAAGCGTCACCCAACCATTGAGGACGACGTGGTAATTTACGCAGGCGCCACTATTCTTGGTGGCTCAACCAAGATTGGGCACGACAGTATTATTGGTGGAAATGTTTGGTTAACCGAGAGTATTCCGCCATCCTCACTCGTTTATCATAAGAGTGAAGTTCGGATTCGCCAGAGAGCAGTATCCCCGGAACAACAATTCGTGCTAGATTATTCAATCTAATTTAAGATTTTAACAATCAAAGAAGTAAAATAATAGATATGAAAGCAAATACAATTCTCGATTTGGTGGGTAATACACCACACCTTCAAGTCTCAAAACTCTTTCCGAATTCCGAAGTGTGGGTAAAGATTGAACGAGGTAATCCGGCCGGAAGCATCAAGGATAGGATTGCGTTAGCCATGGTTCGGGATGCCGAAAAGCAAGGTATACTACGCCCCGATTCGGTAATTGTTGAGCCTACTTCGGGTAATACAGGTATTGCCTTGGCAATGGTAGGCGCAGCCCTTGGCTACAAGGTTCTCCTTGTCATGCCCGAATCAATGTCCATTGAGCGGCGAAGGTTAATGGCAGCCTACGGTGCCGAGCTGGTGCTTACTCCTCGCGAAAAGGGAATGAAGGGTTCAATCGAAAAGGCTCAAGAATTGGTTGGCGAAACGCCAGGTGCCTGGATGCCTATGCAGTTTGAGAATGTTGCAAACCCGGCAATTCATGCCGCAACCACGGCGAAGGAGATATTGGTCGACTTTCCTGAAGGATTCGACTATTTGATTACTGGCGTTGGAACAGGTGGTCACATTTCAGGGGTGTCCAAGGTTTTGAAGGAGCATTTCCCCAACATTAAGGTGGTGGCCGTAGAACCATCTGATTCTCCTGTAATCAGTGGTGGAAATCCTGGCCCTCACGCAATTCAAGGAATAGGGGCAGGTTTTGTTCCTAAAAATTATGATGGCGCACTTATCGATCGCGTAATTTCTATCTCCAAAGATGATGCCTTCGAAATGGTAAGAAAGGCAGCCCGGGAAGAGGGATTGCTATTGGGTATTTCCTCCGGTGCATCGCTAGCGGCTGTCGGGGAAATTTTATTGGAGCAACCTAATGCCCGCATTATTACTTTCGCCTACGATTCTGGTGAACGCTACTTGAGCGTAGAGGGGCTGTTTTAAGCAAAAAAGCCTCTGCAATTATTTTGCAGAGGCTTTTTTGTCAATATATGCTAATGCCTGATTTACTTGGCAGAAATCTTTGCCCAACTGTCCTTTAGTGTGGTTGTGCGGTTGAATACCGGTTTCCCAGGTTTAGAATCCTTGTCCACGCAAAAGTAGCCAATGCGCTCAAACTGGAACTTTTCCAAGTTTTTTGCTTCTGCAAGGCTGGGCTCAAGATAGCCTGTTACCACCTTCAATGAGTCGGGGTTGAGGTTAATCTTCCAGTCTTGGCCTTCAGGAACATCCTCCGGGTTTTCGCCCAGGAACATGCGATCGAAGAGGCGCACCTCGGCCTTAACAGCATGTTGAGCCGAAACCCAGTGGATGGTTCCTTGAACCTTGCGTCCGTCGGGCGAGTTACCGCCGCGTGATGCTGGGTCGTAGGTACAGTGTACTTCGGTAACTTCACCATTGGCATCCTTCACTACACTTTCGCACTTTATAAAGTAGGCGTAGCGGAGACGTACTTCTTGGCCGGGAGCCAAGCGGAAAAACTTTTTAGGAGGAACCTCCATAAAGTCGTCACGCTCGATGTAGAGTTCGCGGCTAAAGGAAACCTTGCGCTTGCCTGCAGTTTCATCTTCAGGATTATTAATGGCGTCCATCTCTTCAACAAGACCTTCGGGATAGTTGGTAATAACCACTTTGAGCGGATTTAGCACAGCCATGCGGCGCTCGGCCCGTTTGTTGAGGTCTTCGCGTAAGCAAAACTCCAAAAGGGATAGGTCGATAACGTTGTCGCGGCGGGCAATACCCACCTTATCGGCAAATAGACGGATCGATTCAGGTGTATAGCCTCTGCGGCGTAATCCGCCGATGGTAGGCATGCGAGGATCGTCCCATCCGTTAACCAGTCCTGTTTTTACTAGTTCAAGGAGTTTGCGCTTGCTCATTACGGTATTGGTAATGTTGAGGCGAGCAAACTCTATTTGCCTACTTGGGAATATCTCCAACTCCTTAATAAACCACTCATAAAGAGGACGGTGAACTTCAAACTCGAGGGTGCAAATAGAGTGAGTAATTTTTTCGAGAGAGTCGCACTGCCCGTGAGCGTAGTCGTACATGGGGTATATGCACCACTTATCGCCGGTGCGGTGATGGTCGGTGTGTATGATGCGATACATTAATGGATCCCGGAGTAGCATGTTTGGTGAAGTCATATCGCCCTTGAAGCGGAGAACTTTTTCGCCATCCTTAAACTCGCCGTTGCGCATGCGGGTAAACAGATCGAGGTTTTCCTCCACTGAACGGCTACGGAATGGACTCTCTTTTCCTGCTACGTTTACTGTTCCACGGTACTCGCGCATTTGCTCCTGGTTTATGTCATCAACGTAGGCCTTTCCTTTTTTAATAAGCACCACGGCCCATTCGTAAAGCTGTTCAAAGTAGTCGGAAGCGTAGTATTCTGCATCCCACTGAAATCCGAGCCAGTTAACATCTTCCTTGATGGAATCAACATATTCAACATCCTCCTTGGCGGGGTTTGTATCGTCGAAGCGAAGGTTGCATTTTCCACCGTATTTTTTCGCCAATCCAAAGTTGAGGCAAATAGACTTGGCATGGCCAATATGAAGATATCCGTTGGGCTCCGGGGGAAAT from Williamwhitmania taraxaci includes these protein-coding regions:
- a CDS encoding glutamine--tRNA ligase/YqeY domain fusion protein translates to MKDASTEGLSENVEGRSLNFIEEFIEEDIRNGKHAGRVHTRFPPEPNGYLHIGHAKSICLNFGLAKKYGGKCNLRFDDTNPAKEDVEYVDSIKEDVNWLGFQWDAEYYASDYFEQLYEWAVVLIKKGKAYVDDINQEQMREYRGTVNVAGKESPFRSRSVEENLDLFTRMRNGEFKDGEKVLRFKGDMTSPNMLLRDPLMYRIIHTDHHRTGDKWCIYPMYDYAHGQCDSLEKITHSICTLEFEVHRPLYEWFIKELEIFPSRQIEFARLNITNTVMSKRKLLELVKTGLVNGWDDPRMPTIGGLRRRGYTPESIRLFADKVGIARRDNVIDLSLLEFCLREDLNKRAERRMAVLNPLKVVITNYPEGLVEEMDAINNPEDETAGKRKVSFSRELYIERDDFMEVPPKKFFRLAPGQEVRLRYAYFIKCESVVKDANGEVTEVHCTYDPASRGGNSPDGRKVQGTIHWVSAQHAVKAEVRLFDRMFLGENPEDVPEGQDWKINLNPDSLKVVTGYLEPSLAEAKNLEKFQFERIGYFCVDKDSKPGKPVFNRTTTLKDSWAKISAK
- the cysK gene encoding cysteine synthase A; protein product: MKANTILDLVGNTPHLQVSKLFPNSEVWVKIERGNPAGSIKDRIALAMVRDAEKQGILRPDSVIVEPTSGNTGIALAMVGAALGYKVLLVMPESMSIERRRLMAAYGAELVLTPREKGMKGSIEKAQELVGETPGAWMPMQFENVANPAIHAATTAKEILVDFPEGFDYLITGVGTGGHISGVSKVLKEHFPNIKVVAVEPSDSPVISGGNPGPHAIQGIGAGFVPKNYDGALIDRVISISKDDAFEMVRKAAREEGLLLGISSGASLAAVGEILLEQPNARIITFAYDSGERYLSVEGLF
- the epsC gene encoding serine O-acetyltransferase EpsC, which gives rise to MTMFFNADNKSGRIAKEDVRDFLEQATNSLYPSRCGRVYRIYSQATLRRKLIKLLEPLASRMDNSIDVVSRAFFMRVPFLKVDMDDDAKSIAENDPAASGIAEVILAYPGFYAIMVYRLAHELFKLGVPMLPRMITEQAHSATGIDIHPGAIIGKSFFIDHGTGIVIGETAIIGNRVKLYQGVTIGALNVSKAMAAVKRHPTIEDDVVIYAGATILGGSTKIGHDSIIGGNVWLTESIPPSSLVYHKSEVRIRQRAVSPEQQFVLDYSI
- the gltX gene encoding glutamate--tRNA ligase; amino-acid sequence: MKQRRVRVRFAPSPTGPLHIGGVRTALFNYFFAKKHGGDFLLRIEDTDSNRFVPGAEDYIVNSLKWCGIQIDEGVSVGGPHAPYRQSERRDIYKKYADQLVAGGFAYYAFDTPEELDAIRAKFEAEGKTFTYNFEIRTQLNTSLVLPAEEVQSRINTGQGWVIRFKMPENEEVEMHDLIRDRVVVNSSTLDDKVLFKSADMLPTYHLANVVDDYLMEISHVIRGEEWLPSLPLHVLLYRAFGWTEVMPLFSHLPLLLKPTGNGKLSKRDGDKLGFPVFPLFWKAENGETARGYREDGYFPEAFVNLLAFLGWNPGTEQELFTMDELIQLFSLERVNKSGARFDPEKAKWFNQQYLRMKSDAELATLYMPILEEKGISVQTEYVESVVALVKDRATFMSDFWPSSSYFFVAPDSYDEKVVAKFWKENIPALISELRERVAIIAPFSQENIDKVVHEWVAEKQVPMGQVMNNFRLCLVGASMGPGVAQIAALIGKEETLKRLDAGIKNIKA